A part of Arachis hypogaea cultivar Tifrunner chromosome 12, arahy.Tifrunner.gnm2.J5K5, whole genome shotgun sequence genomic DNA contains:
- the LOC140176843 gene encoding uncharacterized protein — MRYFGPFPVIAKIEKVAYKLQLLATAKIHPVFHVSLLKKCTGRLPKSSIPLPLDGQGLELQPQLVLEHHMVKKNKRWHEEVLIKWQALPVEDATWEVYEDMKQMHPNFDLEGKVNLNRETIDRRTEKRGSWHNNSTSKTEATNFP; from the coding sequence ATGCGCTATTTTGGCCCATTTCCAGTGATCGCAAAAATCGAAAAAGTTGCATACAAGTTGCAGCTCCTTGCAACTGCTAAAATTCACCCAGTCTTCCATGTGTCATTGCTTAAGAAGTGTACCGGCAGACTCCCAAAATCTAGCATCCCCTTACCGTTGGATGGCCAGGGCCTTGAATTACAACCTCAACTGGTCTTAGAACACCATATGGTCAAGAAGAATAAACGCTGGCATGAAGAGGTATTGATCAAGTGGCAAGCTTTGCCTGTGGAGGATGCAACTTGGGAAGTTTATGAAGACATGAAGCAGATGCATCCCAACTTCGACCTTGAGGGAAAGGTCAATTTGAACAGGGAGACTATTGATAGAAGGACAGAGAAACGGGGCAGCTGGCATAACAACTCAACTAGCAAAACGGAAGCAACAAACTTTCCTTGA